In Nicotiana tabacum cultivar K326 chromosome 11, ASM71507v2, whole genome shotgun sequence, a single window of DNA contains:
- the LOC107760107 gene encoding pyridoxine/pyridoxamine 5'-phosphate oxidase 2, with the protein MSSSATAPWKQLLLKSLSSNSHLKHSTYFQLATVGSNGRPSNRTVVFRGFQDGTNKIQINTDSRSRKIEELKHCPFAEVCWYFTETWEQFRIHGRVDMIDASNSDPDKLKQREAAWFAGSVRSRLQYLGLTPGIPSLDEQPSHDSLDPSAGPVDAFCLLILDPEKVDYLNLKSNDRLSFTAGQSVNVPDEINQLNLKHMRTKVPHPNL; encoded by the exons ATGAGTAGCTCTGCAACAGCGCCATGGAAGCAGCTTCTTCTCAAGTCCCTCAGCTCCAATTCCCATCTTAAGCATTCCACCTACTTTCAGCTC GCAACTGTTGGATCCAATGGCCGACCCTCTAATCGAACTGTTGTCTTCAG AGGGTTTCAAGATGGTACTAACAAGATTCAAATTAATACTGACTCACGAAGCCGCAAG ATTGAAGAACTTAAGCATTGCCCATTCGCAGAG GTATGCTGGTATTTCACTGAAACTTGGGAACAATTCCGAATTCATGGACGAGTAGATATGATTGATGCATCAAATTCTGACCCAGATAAGCTCAAG CAAAGAGAGGCAGCTTGGTTTGCTGGTTCGGTGAGATCAAGACTACAGTATTTGGGGCTTACTCCAGGGATTCCTTCTCTAGATGAACAACCATCACACGATTCATTGGATCCCTCGGCTGGTCCAGTTGATGCATTCTGCCTTCTAATTTTGGACCCTGAGAAG GTTGATTATCTGAATTTGAAGAGTAATGACAGGCTGTCATTTACGGCCGGACAAAGTGTCAATG TTCCTGATGAAATCAATCAGCTGAATTTGAAGCACATGCGTACTAAGGTACCTCATCCTAACCTCTAA